Within Primulina tabacum isolate GXHZ01 chromosome 5, ASM2559414v2, whole genome shotgun sequence, the genomic segment agtgccctgggcttatagataaccaaggtgcgtagccttgggccggggagcatgtactgggacttgggaatggtcgaggtgcggagccccgagccagggtgtagtgccctgggcttatagataaccaaggtgcggagccttgggggccggggagcatgtcccgggacttgggaatggtcgaggtgcggagccccgagtcagggtgtagtgccctgggcttacaGATAACCAAGGTTCGGAGCTTTGGGCCGGgaagcatgtcccgggacttgggaatggtcgaggtgcggagccccgagccaggtttgagaaccctgggcttacaGATAACCAAGGTgcagagccttgggccggggagcatgtcccgggacttgggaatggtcgaaggtgcggagccccgagccaggtttgagaaccctgggcttataaataaccaaggtgcggagccttgggccgaggagcatgtcccgggacttgggaatggtcgaggtgcggagccccgagccagggtacggagccctggaCTTTAGATAACGTGCTGGGGCCTCAAAtctcccgggcttaagataaCGTGCCGAGGCCTCGTCTCTCCCGGACTTAAAATCAGATGTCGGGACCTCGTCTCTCCCGGACTTTCAAGAATAAGATGCCGGGGTctcatacctcccgggcttTGCATAatatgccggggcctcgtatctcccggactttcaagaatgtgccggggcctcataccttCCCGGACTtgagataatgtgccggggcctcgtacctcccgggcttaagagaTTTTGCTTTACCTgctgttttagttttattaaaaatcgAATCACTAACCTGGAAATATTGAATCCGAATTCATTTCCGGTAGAGTGAAACTTCTCTGGTTGAGCTAAATTAGGTGACTAATATAGCTGTATGCTACTGAGTGTATAGTAAATGCTCTTCATGCCAATCCGGGATAGCTGCTGAGCTTTGAGCCCATATGAAATCCACATATAAGATATGACAAGCCGAGCAGATCGGACTTGTATGTTTGTCAAGCAGAGTTGGGCTTATTTTTGAATGGAAACCTATATCTACGTCTCGAGctcaatttcccacagacggcgccaatgatgcgatccttgtgaaatggatgagcagggtcgggtgctccaccggatctgctatcaagaTAATGAAGGCAAACTGAGCAAGAACTATATCTGTGACGAAGATATATCTCTGCAATATGGCTTCCGCTGTaacctgcaaataagaaaagaactcgtgaatgggcgccggaggggtgtccggcgtggccactccgatgcttaagtcagcaggtgaagatgataACCAGTGTAACTTAGATAAAAGTAAGGCAAAAGTCCCTCAAATGAAttacatacctgctatttataggagaaaaggTAGTGgttaccttgttttcagtgcctacTTGTCACTTCCTGTCACGCCACCCTATTTTCCATCAAGTCACATCAATAGGATTTTGTCAGGTGCGTTTCTCGAGACAAGATCTTATCTTCTGAACCACTAGAATGTGGCACTGTTATCGAGGTGCCCGTGTAGAATGCCTCCCGGGAAATTTATACAAGAGCCCGAGACTATGACTGCCCGGAGAGTAGAGCATGGGCTTGCACCTGTCCGGCTCCAGAAGAATCCATCTGCAGACTCACTCGGATTTGGAATCCATTTGATAtttcgggtcatccatgaacCGGGTTCTTACGGGGGTATCATCATTTATCTTACAGGAAATGTTGGTGACATTATCTTCTCAAACATTAAAATAAGCACAAGGTATTATGATCCTTCATGCATGGTGGGGTAGAGCGGAGCCAATATATGTTACCACCTACCCACGAGATGAGATGACAAATCAAAAGCTGTTTCCATCTCTAATCTGCAATTCATAAACATAACAGCAACTTCCGAAAATGGTGAATTCTTATCAGGATCGAAAAGGCGGAATTCTGAGCAATTTGAAATTTATCAACGTGAACCTGAACTACAAAAGGTGGACGAACCATTCAGGCGGCCTTGTGGACTACAGACCGGGGCGTAAGGCTCGTAAATCACAGCACTGCCGGTTTCATGATGGAACACATCGATGGTTTGTATGTTCAGAATTTGAGCATATATGAGATGGGCTGATGAGAAGAATACGGCAAAGTGGAATAATCCATTCTGGATTTTACAAACAGTGAGGACCATAATATTGTTACACTTTTCGTAAAAGAATGAACACTTGTTTCTTCACCACATGGTTTGAATTTCAGaataataaacatgatcatatgATATACTTGTTGGAtatcggttttctcgtgcccaaaacgcagcggaagttttagaattttatttttatttttacaatcaaaatatttgtttgagcactcgtatgattttatatattcaaacattcatagggtgttagaatATTATACCATTGgtgaattaaatcacttggctccaactaatccggtataggcGGATATaactcttgatgaatccctacgaactttcttcaagaacttctttctttattcttctaatcaggtccacgactagatgatttgttcctattctaatttgcactagaaaaattagaagagatTTTACGTTGGAAATCAATGTTTGAGAGGCGGCTCAAACTTTTCCCAAAGagaagtggccgaaatttggagAGGAGGAGGAgagtgatttttttttaaaatcactatgatggaggctagggttatggcttgattattattttttataattaagccATGACCTAATtcacataattaacattaatgggcttgtttaattaattgggttagtccaactagtttaattaattaatcaaagtcaactttaattatttagtatgttggacttgtactcctacaagcccattaaacatacttcccaccaattttaattaatatttaataaactcaacttttgagcttaataaattaaatcgattataaattcaacatttgaatttattatttaaattataaattcaactccttgaattttatcacctccaaaatttaatatttaataaacccaacttttgagtttaataaattaaattctcagattttataaattcaactcctagaatttattttgtcaaaatttaattatcataaattcaacttcttgaatttaatatatcataatataaattcaactccttgaatttattctctcaacgggaacaaacgatccagtgcttgtgtgaccctcaatggtttagaGATACATCTAactgtgggttcacaactccttgtgattcaggacataatcctttattcgggcttacccttacTTGccacattctatgtatcaacaattgattatcagaatgtcagaaatcatatttctgattaaacccatcgaatcatggtaagagcgtctagtaacaTCGCCcaatgattccctaggtatcacagatagtgcctgcaagaaccagtcgattatgattagcgtacaatacggtcTCTTcctctcatatatcccgatcaaatctgcaaccattggttcatcgagggttgcataataattcgataactatgtgatacatataaatagtgtcatagcatgtactattggagaactctttatttaacgtacatctcatactatggccagagattccacgcactattatttcatcaaatcacataggatattcacacccataggtgagcggtgaatccccgactacaatgcactggctcctatatgtaacgcaactgtacccaacctcgccacctgatgactctcctggaaccggtaaacgagtcaaagcacagccctagcatatagagcctcagtgttgtcccgggtcgtaaggactaatggtgtacaatcataaccaaagacttatcctctcgatgaatgataatcaCTTAGAAAGtccgatggagggttgttcggtatgatcatcatatgactacctatctgcatgtttggacatctctatgcccttatcaagaaacgcagtacacaacatcacatatgctagtctcgagctcaagcgacctttatccattttttaggcggctgaatcgactaggaacgaatttagatcatacagtgtttacaaatgagtttcaacatcgaattacgattcatttgtattaaagtataatcaatgaTTTTATCTATACTGATTgaatgggtatatagataaagtaaaacaataccataaaaagttaaattatattaaaataaagattgtttatttcacttgagtcaataaattctctaacCAACCGTTGgtttgcagggcatctactctaacaatactTGTATGATTATTCAGGTATTAGAGATCGTGTCACCTACATCAGTTCTTCGGGCTGAATTAAAACTTAATCTGCACCTATCCCTTCGTGTTGAAGTGTTGCAATTATTCGAACTCTTCCAATTGATCAGCTTTATACAAACTTGCTTGAAAAGGTTCCCTCTTCATACATTAAATCTTATATCATCCGTGGTATTGGTATTAAAATTTGGACAAGTTTAATTAATAACTTGAATTAaacttctaaaaaaaaattaggtcCACACTTGAGTAACTCCTACACTACTTAAAAGAAGGCAAAagggaaaaaaagaagaagaaaagaaatctAATATTCATATTATGTTAAAGATGTGCGAATTAAAGTTAATGTGGTCCTTAATTTTTAACTTTTGTCTCCGCTTGAACCGGAAGCTGTTAAGAACAAATGTGTCTCACATGATCAATGTATACTGCGGTTAGTTTGATCCTACACTGGGGTATCCAAGAGGGTTGATTCAATTGATGTAAAAAATCACGTCATTTTTTCATGTGATATAATATATTGGTCGATGTGAAAAACACGTGACTCTTTTACCGTAATTGGATCAATATTTGGGGTATTACCCTAAGAATATGATGGAATAAATCAGATACTGGATGCTTGTGAATTCATATACACTTTTCATTTAGTTTGTCTAAATTCTTTAATCATTTTACATGAGTTTCTGTGGTTTCAGATGATTGTTTTCGCATATTATTCTATCAATGTTGGAATTTCGggtaaaattaattatttaatcaacTATAATTTGTGCTTTCATCAAATGAATGTTCATTTtgtatttttgatcttttaatacGAGGACAGTTTTAGTGgtataattacaaaattaatgAATGTAATTACTTGAAACATTTAACTATAACTGCTTTCTCCAAAACCAAATTGCCTAGGAaactaaagtttttttttttttaaagttaaagTAGGAAAAATGCTTTAATCAAATTCAAAGGAACGATTATGATTCTTTACTTGTTTGAATTAGATtggaatatatttttttactacCTGAAAATGAAACTACATAAGACCATAGGATACAGCTTCAAGTGTGCATTTTCATCTCAATTTTTGGTTGAAAGAAATTAAGGAGAAGAAGGGAGATTTTCTTGTTTCCAGGTTCTTTACTTCTGTTAGCCCTTTCATATCTTGCCAACTTTTAATTAATGCTTTTGGTATGATAATATCTTGGTGGATAATTGTTAAAATTGTTGTATAAAATTGCAAAACTTCTCTagtgcatgcatgcatgcattttaAGCACGTGTGTCAATGCTAgttcatatatatacacatatatattgaTTTTCTGTTGTTGTCGTGAATCTTTTCACATTGGAGAAATGCTAATTACTTATGTGTTACTGCAGTGATGAGCACTTCCAAAAAGACTCCACCCCCAACAATGGCGGCTGCAGACCCACAAGAAATGGCAGATAAGCTGTTAAGGGAAGCCATGGAAGGCGTTGGATCAGACGATGAAGCGCTGAAGAAAGCATTCAATATCCTCAGCAGCCAGATGAAGGGTTACGTTTCTGCAGATGTGATTCAGCGTGCAATGCCAATTCTTTGTGAGTGTGTAGAAGATCGTAAGGAGATTGATGAGGTCATTAAGAACAAGGCCAATGTGGAAAATGATACGAAGATCAACTATCAGGAATTCATCAGAATCATTCGGTAACCCAAATTGTTTAATCTTCGTTCCTATGGCTGTATATAAATTCATGGTTTGGGTTCACTCTTGGTGTTTAGATTTAGCTGTTTCATATACATTAATGTTGATATTCttgatttcaattatttaaaatcacGATACAGAAACATCTGGAAAAGGGTGGCCGATTCGATGATCAATGAAGAAATCGATTCAGACGAGGGACTGGAGACAGCTTTCATGGTGCTTGCCAAGAAAAATGAGTCTTATATCTCCGCTGCTCTGCTTCGGCGTATCATACCGTTTCTGGGTGGTAATCTAAACGACAAGGTGATCTTCGACGACATCAAGAAAGTCAAGAGCAATGCAGACGAAGATGGAAAGATCAACTATGAACAATTCATCCAGATCATAAGGTAATAAAGCGTTTTCGTAGAAAAACCAAAAGAACAAAGTTCGCATAGTTTGTATAGTTATGATTAAACCGagcaataattttaaaaaataagcaaaaataggcaaatatatatatatatatatatatataaaatggtTGGACAAGTGCAGATATAATACAAGGACAGTGTTTTGAAAGAGGTCTGTCTAAATGCGTGATATGGTTTGAGTGCCCATTTAAAAGTGGAGAAAATTGTTTGTTAGAAATTATGATCCATTGTATTTTTCCAATGTTAGGGGCTTAGTTTGATAAATGATTTGTTTGTGGCATAATATATGATGTTGTCAAGGTATCAGTTCTTTCTTGATGTATATAGGATACATGACATGATTCTGGCTTTCGTTCTCTGACTGTTTTTATATGCATGCAGTAATGTGAAAACAACTAAGATTTCTAAAAAATTAAAGTAAGAATCTgaatgtatataatatatatgttaaACTCTCAGCATGTTGGTTTACATCATAATGTCATCATAGTCTCAAGTTTTACTTAGAACCATTCAACAGAAACATTTGGCAAATGCCAACCGATTTGCTGttaaagaaaatgcaaaaaggTGCTGATTCAGCGGATGCACTCGTAAACGCTTTCAATGTTCTTAGCAACCCACTGGATGGTTCTGTTTCTGCTACTATTCTCAGAGTTGTCCTGCTAAATCTTGATAAAAATCTAAATTCTAAGGATGTTGATTGGATAATACACTACGTCAAGGCCAAACTGGAAGGTGAACTGATCCAAATGAAAGGGCTTACTGAGATCGTGAGGTAAGAAATGAACGAAAATCGAATTATTATTTTAAGTATGCGTCCATAGAAAAGgcaatgaaagaaaatattgatgagCCTGTGCTTATTTCTTGAGTAAAGGCATGTATTTGATGATAAAAACTGTGTTGATGATAAAAACTTGATATAATCTGGTGTCATGTTTAAAAATGATCCATCGTTTTTCCTTATCATATCCCTCAAAATTCAAGATTTTGTTGAGAACTTGGACAACTGTTCGTTATGTTTCATGCAGTTATGTCAAGGATCTGATGGAGAAGTACCCGCTGGATAAGATCTATGGAGTTTTAACTAGAGAGAAAACAAGAAAAGTTGTTATCTTTGGTGAAAGTGGCGTCGGGAAGACATGGATGGCAACAAAAACAGCTGACCGGGCAACAAGGAAAGGGAAATTTGATTTTGCACTTTGGGTGAATCTGAAAGGTATggatctttccaagattatcgGGTATCAACTGTCTCTACTTTCCGCGTCTGATGACATGGAAGCTGAAGACGCCAAGGAGGTGTCGGGGAGGGATAAGAAGTTCAAAAGCCTCAAGGAAAAGATTCACGAAGCACTGGAAAAGAAGAGCGTTCTTTTGATATTCGATGCTGTGAATAGTATTGAGGAAATAAACAAAGTCTTGTCAGAAAAATCAGAACTGGACCAACTTTTGAACCTGAGTAAGTTGAACCATTATAAGGTTCTAATCACTACTAGTGATTTTTACGAACTCCAACAAGAATTCAAACGAGAGTGGATCGGAATAGAGGTGAAACGTTGGACTAGTGACGAGTCGACATCATTTTTGAGAAATATGATCACTGCTGGTAAATACTCAGAAGTAGAAAAATTAGCAGAATTTTATATCAAGCGGAGTAAAGGGCTACCTGGTGAAATTCTCATCATAGCAAAAACCTTGAATTATTTTGTGAGCAGCGACGAGGGATTGCAGAAGCTGCAGGGTGTGAAAAAGGTAGTTTTGGAGGACACAGCCCATGACTACGATGACTATCACAACATCGAGAAACTATTAATCAGCACTGAGATGGTTCCGAAAATTATTTTAGTCGACTGCTATAGCTCAGAGACTCCGGCAGAACACTTCCTAAACAAACGAGGTTGGGTGCATTACAATGAGTTGATAAGCTATTGGATAATTGAAGGGCATCTTGGCCATTTTTCTTGCATCGAAGATGCTTATGCGCAGGGACATCATGTCTTGATGGAGCTTTTAGACTGCGGTCTCCTCAAAACGCTCAAAGCTGGATACGTTAAGTCGAATGGGGCGACATTTGAGTTTAGTGCTCAAGATTACTTTgatttatatcaaaataatcGACTTGGATTAGCAACTACATTTGACAACAAGCTAGGGAATACTGTGCTGGGAGATGGAATGATAAGAACATTCCCCAGGGACAAAGAGAGGGAGAAAAAGGAGAAAATGTCGACATTGCTGCTCGATGGAGACCGTACTGGTGAAGTATCGGACAACTTATTTGATTCCATGATAGATCTTGAAATTCTTGCCATCTTCAATCCCACCCATAAACCGTTTCCACTGCCTATATCTTACATGTCAAAGTATCGTTTGCTCGTGCTTAGAGGCTGTGAATTCTTGGAGAGCTTTGACAAAGTTTTCAAAATGATCGGTCCAGAAGCTCCAGAAATATCTGGTCTTGGTTCAAAAGCATTTTCCAATCTAACTGTTCTTGAAATATCTGGGCCTAGTTCCTTGAAGAAAATTCCTGAAAATCTTTTCGACACCATGACAAACCTCAAAAGCCTTAACATGTCCTCCCTCCAGATGGAATTTCTGCCGCCATCTTTCTACGATTTGAGAACAATAGAAATTCTCATCCTGAAGGACTGTTCTTCCTTAAAAAGAATGgaatctttaaaaaaatttgaacgaCTCCAGTTGCTTGACCTTTCTGGTGCGACATCCCTTGAGGCCTTCAAAGACAAGAGCTTCAAAGAAAACAGAAAACTTCAAATGATCAATCTTTCCCAATCCAGGATTGCAAAATTTCCTGTTGTCCATTCTCTTGAAAACCTTCAATATCTGTCGCTTAGCAAATGTCCCGCTTTAGTCAGAGTTCGCAAGATTGGTTTGGTTGAAACACTCCGAGTTTTTGATATTTCAGGTTCCAAAAATGTTGAACAACTCCTGGATCCAGGGTTAAAAAACCTTAAAAACCTTTTCACTCTTGATGTTTCAGGAACTGCAATCAGAAGGTTACCCTCGACCATTGGTACACCCCGCTATCTCCATTTAAGAGATTGCTCCAATCTGAAACAACTACCACCCATTGAAACTCTTAGCGAAGTTCGAGTCCTTGACCTCTCAGGTTCTGCCTTTCTGGATGATGTCAAACGGGATTTCATAACAACTTTGAAAAATCTCACAGAGTTCAACCTTTCGAAAACCGGTGTTGTGAATCTTCCTCCCCTTTCTAGTCTTGTCAATCTTCGACGCTTGTTAATGTCACAATGTCAAAGCCTGAAGAAGTTGGAAGGTTTAGGATCCTTAATAAACCTAGAAGTTCTTGATCTTTCCGGTTGCAAGGCTTTGTCGAAGATAGAGGATCAATCTTTTGACAAAATGGATCGTCTCCATTCTCTTGACCTATCTGAAACTCCTCTCGACATGTTGCCATCCCTGTCAAATCTCGAGAAACTTAAAAGGCTGAATCTGAGAGGTTGCACAAAATTAACCAACATTCCAGGTTTCGAAGATCTTCCTGTGCTTGAAGATCTGGATATTTCCAGGACTACTCTGAAAGTACCAAAATTTGAAAACCTCGATTGCCGTCATGGCCCTAAACCTTCAAGTTTTAAGATATTTAAAGCCACAGAGATCGTAGAAGATCTAGGTGCCCAGCCAGTGTCCAATTGTGATGACACGAAAAAACTCCCACAGGAGAAGATGGATCAGTGTGATCACTGGAATATTTCGAATAGGCTGGCGTCTCAAAACTCGGAGACCATTGGCAAACCTGTGATTGATGCTCATTTTCTTCAACTCTTGGAGATGCATTCAACACTGTTAGAGGATAACATCAAAAAATTCCATTTCTTTGTTTACCCTATGGAAGAGGCAACCGAACAGCCCATAGACAAAAAATTGCCCATAAAAGAATTTGTTTTGAGAAAAATCTTACTTGGAAATGTCTTCCCGGAAGCTCAAGATCGGTGCTTGGAGATTCGAGGATTTCGGGATTTCCCAAAGTTCCTTGAACAGTTGCTGGAACATGCTGAGATGATGGTGCTGATCAAGAACTCATGTATCCAGTTTTTATCTGACTTAGGTGCTGGTAACTTAAAGAAGATGAAGGTTTGTTGGATCGAAAGGTGCAATGAAATGGAGTATGTGACTGATGAAGTAAAAGAGTCTGCTGATATTCCCACCGAAAATATCGAGATTCTATGGGTTTCTGAGGCAGCCAAACTGAAGAGTATATGTAAGGAAACCTCACGTGGCATTGGCTTCAGTGCCCTCACGTCATTATACCTGGAGTATTGTCCGGAGCTCTCAAGTCTTAGCTTCTCAAACGAGCAGCTCAGTGGCCTAAAGATCCTTCATGTCAAATATTGTCAGAAATTGGTGAAACTCTTCGAGGTTCAATTTCCAAATCTGAAATCACTGCATCTGTGGGCGCTGCCAGCGTTGAAGGAAATTTCATGCAGCATGCAATCTCTTCGTACTTTGACTGTGGCACACTGCCCCTTGCTGCTATATATTTTTGATCGGGACACTTCTTCTCCGACAAATCTCGAGGGCCTTCAACTTAAAGTGAAATTTTGCGACAACATGAAGAGTATATTCCAGGATGGCAAATTACCATCAGGCTTGTTGCGGGAAAATATCATTATACTGGGTTGCCCAGAACTGCAATTGCCTGAATCATCAGCGCCAAGAAATACATGAGATAGTTGGCAATTAATTAATATTCTCTCAATTCCAGTTACACTCCCGAGACAGTTGTGAGTTTTTCTGTTGTGTGCTGCAAGTTTCTTGAGCATTTGTTTCTTTAATTTGTTCATATCCTTGAGATGTTGCAAAGTGCCTGATATTTGTACATATGCGATAAGCGACAATGACCTTTTATTGACTACATTGAACACTAATGTTTTGCAAACCTATTTTACCGTTTTCGTGCAAAAAACATGGTATACCACCTACGAATATTTCACTGTTCAGGAGATGACATCATTGGTGGTTCCTAAAGGAGAGTGGAGATTATAGctgtggattgatatttcatcGATGTATACGTCAAATGCATACGCAGAACTTACATTCAAGAATCACATACATGTTTAGTTTCTTTAACCGAGCCAGACCAAACCCATCCCCAAGTCATCAAGTCTTCTTACAGACCCACCTGACCATAGAGGTATGGGCCTGAACCTGTCCCGGTACGAAAAATTGCACAATAACATGAAGAGCAAGTTGCAAATTTCACAACAATATTGTCATTCGTCCAGCAAATAACTTACACACTGTAACAAACCAAACGAACCACTACCCGACTGGCAGCGACACTGGACTCGATATATCCCGATGAAATCACAATGATACCACCCATTTCTTCGGTAATTCACCCCCACAACACCACCAGCGTCCTAATAAGAAAACTGATCAACTTATATGAGAACGCACAGATAATATATAACGAGAAAGCATTTTACTTCAGTTCGTAACCTTCTAGATCTTCTCGAGCTTTTCACCTTTCACAAGTGGATTCGCTTTCGCTATAGCATCCTGAGCAGCAGTCCGATAATCAAATTGGCAGTCGTGTTTGTCAGAATACCGGTGAACTGAGCAGAAGAGGTGCCCACACTTACAATTGAATCCTGTTAAACCCACACGCTTGTGGCAAGAAGTGCATCGTTTTGGGCCTTCTACTGCCTTCGTATCTGAACACTTGCCCGACATCAATCCAGACGATGACCGTGAAAAAGATTCTTTCACCTCTACTGCTCCAGCTTCCGTCTTCACCATATCAACAAGGACTGGTTCTTTCTCATTGACACTACTTGAACTAGCTTTGACTATGTTCTCAATGGACGAGGTAGCAAGACTCACCTGCTGTTGTTGAAATACCACGTCTTTATGACACTTGGAGCACATATTCATGGTAGCTGCACTTCCGAAGAAACCACAGTTGTTAATGCAAAGAATCGGGCCTTCGGGAACCTGACAACCAGTTTCTTTGGAAGATTCCATTCCTGTATGTCCTGAAATTTCAACATACATCCGCTCGATGTGTATAAGGCTATTCAAGAAATGCATCAAAATTGAAGGGCACTAGCATTTCCTGAAGAAAATTCCCACCCAGGAAATGAAACACGATTGCAAGAAACTATAACATCCAAATCCATATTTAATACCAAAATCAAGTGAGCTTGGATACAAAAACATTCAGCCTGCTCAACAAAGAGTTTTACTAAACAAAAGCTTTTTAATATATTCTTTTTgtttaggaaaaaaaaagaagcagaACCGATTCAGATACACGAAAAGACACTTTTTGAAGGAGTAACTGCACAGTCGTGTTGCATAATTGTTGAGGCAACATGCATTGAACACATCTTCTCACATCCACACGCAATTCAATAAAGTAGCCACTGTAATTGAACAATCCAGaatcaataaaagaaaaaaaggttTACAGTAGCAAAAATCAGTTCATGCAAAAAAGTAAAGTTATGGACCAactgagtcgacagaagagaaaatttattatttctttCATATTTCGCAGAAATCAGGCTTCAAGTGCTTCAGAAAGTTAAATAAAGTGAAATAGCAAGGTCCAAGTACAAAACTAGACCTTAATCCATTGGTATTTCAACAACAGCAGATGACTGCCACCGAGCCAACCGATCCCATAACTTACATACAAaatcccaaaaatcctagatttcCACCTTTCTCAAAATCCTTTAGTTCGAAACCAAAAGAGATTCCATAggtgaaaaatatttcagtCAGAAAGATCGTAACACTTCCATAAGCAGCATAATcaatatgataaaataaaagttaAGTACATACATCAAATAATCATCAATTCACGCCAaataagaaagaaagaaaaagccAGCAGACACACGCAAAGAAAATTTTCATCTCTAAAATTGAACAAATGACGAAGCTTATCCCGATCTCGACTTCGCAGAATTAACCCAACAATTTTATACTATATCCCGACCCACGAGATAAAGGAATACGAGCGAAAGATTCCATCTTTTTACGAAATTAACAAAACCCATGAGCAGTCAGCAGATCACGAAACCGAGTCAattttttgcaaaaaaaaaaaaaaaaaacagattaaAAGCCCAAAAGCGTCGATAATACCTTCGACTGAGAGACAATTGGAGCAGTTCGAGGGGTGAAAAAAGAAAGAGGACGAATAGAGAGAGAACACCGCAGAAGAGTAATTTCTTACTGAATAACCAATTTGTCTCTCTTCGAAATTCGTATAAGA encodes:
- the LOC142547156 gene encoding putative disease resistance protein At4g19050 isoform X2 gives rise to the protein MSTSKKTPPPTMAAADPQEMADKLLREAMEGVGSDDEALKKAFNILSSQMKGYVSADVIQRAMPILCECVEDRKEIDEVIKNKANVENDTKINYQEFIRIIRNIWKRVADSMINEEIDSDEGLETAFMVLAKKNESYISAALLRRIIPFLGGNLNDKVIFDDIKKVKSNADEDGKINYEQFIQIIRNIWQMPTDLLLKKMQKGADSADALVNAFNVLSNPLDGSVSATILRVVLLNLDKNLNSKDVDWIIHYVKAKLEGELIQMKGLTEIVSYVKDLMEKYPLDKIYGVLTREKTRKVVIFGESGVGKTWMATKTADRATRKGKFDFALWVNLKGMDLSKIIGYQLSLLSASDDMEAEDAKEVSGRDKKFKSLKEKIHEALEKKSVLLIFDAVNSIEEINKVLSEKSELDQLLNLSKLNHYKVLITTSDFYELQQEFKREWIGIEVKRWTSDESTSFLRNMITAGKYSEVEKLAEFYIKRSKGLPGEILIIAKTLNYFVSSDEGLQKLQGVKKVVLEDTAHDYDDYHNIEKLLISTEMVPKIILVDCYSSETPAEHFLNKRGWVHYNELISYWIIEGHLGHFSCIEDAYAQGHHVLMELLDCGLLKTLKAGYVKSNGATFEFSAQDYFDLYQNNRLGLATTFDNKLGNTVLGDGMIRTFPRDKEREKKEKMSTLLLDGDRTGEVSDNLFDSMIDLEILAIFNPTHKPFPLPISYMSKYRLLVLRGCEFLESFDKVFKMIGPEAPEISGLGSKAFSNLTVLEISGPSSLKKIPENLFDTMTNLKSLNMSSLQMEFLPPSFYDLRTIEILILKDCSSLKRMESLKKFERLQLLDLSGATSLEAFKDKSFKENRKLQMINLSQSRIAKFPVVHSLENLQYLSLSKCPALVRVRKIGLVETLRVFDISGSKNVEQLLDPGLKNLKNLFTLDVSGTAIRRLPSTIGTPRYLHLRDCSNLKQLPPIETLSEVRVLDLSGSAFLDDVKRDFITTLKNLTEFNLSKTGVVNLPPLSSLVNLRRLLMSQCQSLKKLEGLGSLINLEVLDLSGCKALSKIEDQSFDKMDRLHSLDLSETPLDMLPSLSNLEKLKRLNLRGCTKLTNIPGFEDLPVLEDLDISRTTLKVPKFENLDCRHGPKPSSFKIFKATEIVEDLGAQPVSNCDDTKKLPQEKMDQCDHWNISNRLASQNSETIGKPVIDAHFLQLLEMHSTLLEDNIKKFHFFVYPMEEATEQPIDKKLPIKEFVLRKILLGNVFPEAQDRCLEIRGFRDFPKFLEQLLEHAEMMVLIKNSCIQFLSDLGAGNLKKMKVCWIERCNEMEYVTDEVKESADIPTENIEILWVSEAAKLKSICKETSRGIGFSALTSLYLEYCPELSSLSFSNEQLSGLKILHVKYCQKLVKLFEVQFPNLKSLHLWALPALKEISCSMQSLRTLTVAHCPLLLYIFDRDTSSPTNLEGLQLKVKFCDNMKSIFQDGKLPSGLLRENIIILGCPELQLPESSAPRNT